From a single Longimicrobium sp. genomic region:
- a CDS encoding IS630 family transposase, whose product MENRDARSLSPAAQEEKRRIAVHAVRTLGMSKSQAAGLVGVTAQAVRNWLKAHAKGGASALVARKRGRRRGEKRSLSPEQAAVIAELVRDRCPDQLKLPFYLWTRAAVAKLIEERFGIVISEKTAGRYLKEWGFTPQKPARRAYQQDPKAVERWLKEEYPAIQAAAKREGAQIQWLDESGMRSDHTVGTSFSPRGKTPVVKVTGKRFGCSM is encoded by the coding sequence ATGGAAAATCGTGATGCGCGGTCCCTGTCCCCGGCTGCCCAGGAAGAAAAGCGGCGCATCGCCGTGCACGCGGTGCGAACGTTGGGGATGTCGAAGTCCCAGGCGGCCGGGCTGGTTGGCGTCACCGCACAGGCGGTGCGCAACTGGCTGAAGGCGCATGCGAAAGGCGGCGCGTCCGCCCTGGTGGCACGCAAGCGTGGCCGGCGCCGGGGAGAGAAGAGAAGCCTCTCGCCGGAGCAGGCGGCGGTGATCGCCGAACTGGTGCGCGACCGTTGCCCCGATCAACTGAAGCTGCCCTTCTATCTCTGGACCCGGGCGGCGGTGGCGAAGCTCATCGAGGAGCGCTTCGGGATCGTGATCTCGGAGAAGACGGCGGGGAGGTACCTCAAGGAGTGGGGCTTCACGCCGCAGAAGCCCGCGCGCCGCGCGTACCAGCAGGATCCCAAGGCAGTGGAGCGCTGGCTGAAGGAGGAGTATCCGGCCATTCAGGCTGCGGCCAAGCGCGAGGGAGCACAGATCCAGTGGCTGGACGAGAGCGGGATGCGCTCGGACCACACGGTGGGCACCTCCTTCTCGCCCCGAGGAAAGACGCCGGTGGTGAAGGTCACGGGGAAGCGCTTCGGCTGCAGCATGAT
- the alaS gene encoding alanine--tRNA ligase: MRSDEIRAAFLDYFARQGHEVRPSSSLVPADDPTLLFTNAGMVPFKKVFLGMEDPGYTRAATSQKCVRAGGKHNDLENVGYTARHHTFFEMLGNFSFGDYFKHDAIRFAWELLTEVFGMPKERLWATVHYTDDEAVALWKEISGLPEARIFKLGDKDNFWQMADTGPCGPCSEIHFDMRPEGKRGTDVSLEEFVEASDAGEFLEIWNLVFMQYDRDADGNLTPLPAPSIDTGSGLERVTSVLQGVDSNYKTDVFTDIIARAVEIVGIDYEYDTPHGASYHVLADHARATAFLLADGVFPSNEGRGYVLRRILRRAVRHAWLMGRREPTLAGVVEAVIDRMGVAYPELLARRAYIVRNTRAEEERFLSTIDAGMKRFDEVAPQGGSGMISGKDVFKLYDTYGFPVDLTELMARERGYEIDLTGFEEELEAQRRRSREDRAASGIAVEADAFADGWESVGDAAGAEQEFAAYRATALETDILAYRWMDDGRIALQLRENPFYAESGGQISDTGHVHGDRWTMRVNEVRKVGGRIAVIGPVEGDFSASHVRAEVEESTRRDTERNHTATHLLHAALRKVLGEHVHQMGSLVAPDRLRFDFSHNGPLSPEELARIEEIVNREIWRNDAVRTEVMGLHEARERGAMALFGEKYGDHVRVVEIPGFSMELCGGTHVRTTGQIGLFRIVSESGVAGGVRRIEAVTGPGAYELVLRGERILREAASALRTREENLLPRLQQVLEQNRELQRQLERARTQGGGDVVGGLVDAAQSVDGTKVIATPVDADNADGLRALGDRVRERLGSGVAVLAGGGERPMLLAVVTDDLITRGLRADAVVREVAALAGGKGGGKPHMAQAGVAHPERIPDALAAVGEVVRKMLAGK, translated from the coding sequence ATGCGCTCCGACGAGATCCGCGCCGCATTCCTGGACTACTTCGCCCGCCAGGGCCACGAGGTACGCCCCAGCTCGTCCCTCGTCCCCGCCGACGACCCCACGCTGCTGTTCACCAACGCGGGGATGGTGCCGTTCAAGAAGGTGTTCCTGGGGATGGAGGACCCCGGCTACACCCGCGCGGCCACCAGCCAGAAGTGCGTGCGCGCCGGCGGCAAGCACAACGACCTCGAGAACGTGGGCTACACGGCCCGGCACCACACGTTCTTCGAGATGCTGGGCAACTTCTCGTTCGGCGACTACTTCAAGCACGACGCCATCCGCTTCGCCTGGGAGCTGCTGACCGAGGTCTTCGGGATGCCCAAGGAGCGCCTCTGGGCCACCGTGCACTACACCGACGACGAGGCGGTCGCGCTCTGGAAGGAGATCAGCGGGCTCCCCGAGGCGCGCATCTTCAAGCTGGGCGACAAGGACAACTTCTGGCAGATGGCCGACACCGGCCCCTGCGGCCCCTGCAGCGAGATCCACTTCGACATGCGGCCCGAGGGGAAGCGCGGCACCGACGTGTCCCTCGAGGAGTTCGTGGAGGCGAGCGACGCGGGCGAGTTCCTGGAGATCTGGAACCTCGTGTTCATGCAGTACGACCGCGATGCCGACGGCAACCTGACCCCGCTCCCCGCGCCGTCCATCGACACCGGCTCGGGGCTGGAGCGCGTGACCAGCGTGCTGCAGGGCGTCGACTCGAACTACAAGACCGACGTCTTCACCGACATCATCGCCCGCGCGGTGGAGATCGTGGGCATCGACTACGAGTACGACACCCCGCACGGCGCCAGCTACCACGTGCTGGCCGACCACGCGCGCGCGACGGCGTTCCTGCTGGCGGACGGCGTCTTTCCGTCGAACGAGGGGCGCGGCTACGTGCTGCGCCGCATCCTCCGCCGCGCGGTGCGCCACGCCTGGCTGATGGGACGCCGCGAGCCCACCCTCGCCGGCGTGGTGGAGGCGGTGATCGACCGCATGGGCGTGGCCTATCCCGAGCTGCTCGCGCGGCGCGCGTACATCGTCCGCAACACGCGCGCGGAGGAGGAGCGCTTCCTGTCGACCATCGACGCGGGGATGAAGCGCTTCGACGAGGTGGCGCCCCAGGGCGGGAGCGGGATGATCAGCGGCAAGGACGTCTTCAAGCTGTACGACACCTACGGCTTCCCCGTCGATCTCACCGAGCTGATGGCGCGGGAGCGCGGCTACGAGATCGACCTGACCGGTTTCGAGGAGGAGCTCGAGGCGCAGCGCCGCCGCAGCCGCGAGGACCGCGCGGCCAGCGGCATCGCCGTGGAGGCCGACGCCTTCGCCGACGGATGGGAATCGGTGGGCGACGCGGCCGGCGCGGAGCAGGAGTTCGCCGCGTACCGGGCCACGGCGCTCGAGACCGACATCCTGGCGTACCGGTGGATGGACGACGGCCGCATCGCCCTGCAGCTGCGCGAGAACCCGTTCTACGCCGAGAGCGGCGGGCAGATCAGCGACACCGGCCACGTGCACGGCGACCGGTGGACGATGCGCGTGAACGAGGTGCGCAAGGTGGGCGGCCGGATCGCGGTGATCGGGCCGGTGGAGGGAGATTTCTCCGCCAGCCACGTGCGCGCCGAGGTGGAGGAGTCCACGCGCCGCGACACCGAGCGCAACCACACCGCGACGCATCTTCTCCATGCGGCGCTGCGGAAGGTGCTGGGCGAGCACGTGCACCAGATGGGGTCGCTGGTGGCGCCCGACCGGCTGCGCTTCGACTTCTCGCACAACGGCCCGCTGTCGCCCGAGGAGCTCGCGCGGATCGAGGAGATCGTGAACCGCGAGATCTGGCGCAACGACGCGGTGCGCACCGAGGTGATGGGGCTGCACGAGGCCCGCGAGCGCGGCGCCATGGCGCTGTTCGGCGAGAAGTACGGCGACCACGTGCGCGTGGTGGAGATCCCCGGCTTCAGCATGGAGCTGTGCGGCGGCACGCACGTGCGCACCACGGGGCAGATCGGCCTCTTCCGCATCGTCTCGGAAAGCGGCGTGGCGGGCGGCGTGCGCCGCATCGAGGCGGTGACCGGCCCCGGCGCGTACGAGCTGGTCCTGCGTGGCGAGCGCATCCTGCGCGAAGCCGCGTCGGCGCTCCGGACGCGCGAGGAGAACCTGCTGCCCCGCCTGCAGCAGGTGCTGGAGCAGAACCGCGAGCTGCAGCGCCAGCTGGAGCGGGCGCGCACCCAGGGCGGCGGCGACGTGGTCGGCGGGCTGGTGGACGCGGCGCAGAGCGTGGACGGCACGAAGGTGATCGCCACGCCGGTGGACGCGGACAACGCCGACGGCCTGCGCGCGCTGGGCGACCGCGTGCGCGAGCGGCTGGGGAGCGGCGTGGCCGTGCTGGCCGGCGGCGGCGAGCGGCCGATGCTGCTGGCGGTGGTGACGGACGACCTGATCACCCGTGGGCTTCGTGCCGACGCGGTGGTGCGCGAGGTGGCGGCGCTGGCGGGCGGCAAGGGCGGCGGCAAGCCGCACATGGCGCAGGCAGGCGTCGCCCACCCCGAGCGCATCCCCGACGCCCTGGCCGCCGTCGGCGAGGTCGTGCGGAAGATGCTGGCGGGGAAGTAA
- a CDS encoding DUF4010 domain-containing protein: MIAGAERLAVAALVGAAVGIEREWSGHASGPHARFAGARTFFLLGLTGGVAGTLAGGPLLPLAVALLAGGAALSVAGYLAAARRRGDGEAVDGTTEAAALAVLALGTLAGTGEEALASGAAAVVVLALSEKARLHRAVRAIDADELRGALQFAVLALVVLPLLPDGSYGPLGGIRPRGLWIVVLLFSGLNFAGYLARRAVGAERGYGVAGMLGGLISSTAVTLHFSRLSRREPEMARPLASGVVGACTVLLPRIAVLTAILNPAVTVALAPYLAPPLLAGGAMVAWSLLRPGPAAAAAPPQPRSPLNLWTAIQMAVAFQLVLYAVAFVRQTWGSPGVLASAAALGLTDMDALTLSMSRLGPTAAAAALGARAIAIGILANTALKLAVTLALGSPSFRRTAGAGLALMAAAVGAGLWLGARVTLAPP, encoded by the coding sequence GTGATCGCCGGGGCCGAGCGCCTGGCCGTGGCGGCGCTGGTCGGCGCCGCCGTGGGGATCGAGCGCGAGTGGTCCGGCCACGCCTCGGGCCCGCACGCCCGGTTCGCCGGCGCGCGCACCTTCTTCCTCCTGGGCCTGACCGGCGGCGTGGCGGGAACGCTGGCCGGCGGGCCGCTGCTGCCGCTGGCCGTCGCGCTCCTCGCCGGCGGTGCCGCGCTCTCCGTGGCCGGCTACCTCGCCGCCGCGAGACGCCGGGGCGACGGCGAGGCGGTGGACGGGACCACCGAGGCCGCCGCGCTGGCGGTGCTCGCCCTCGGCACCCTGGCGGGCACCGGCGAGGAGGCGCTGGCCAGCGGCGCGGCAGCCGTCGTCGTCCTGGCGCTCAGCGAGAAGGCGCGCCTGCACCGCGCCGTGCGCGCGATCGACGCCGACGAGTTGCGGGGCGCGCTGCAGTTCGCCGTGCTGGCACTGGTCGTCCTCCCCCTCCTTCCCGACGGCAGCTACGGCCCGTTGGGCGGCATCCGCCCGCGCGGGCTGTGGATCGTCGTCCTCCTCTTCAGCGGCCTCAACTTCGCCGGGTACCTGGCGCGCCGCGCGGTGGGCGCCGAGCGCGGCTACGGCGTGGCGGGGATGCTGGGCGGGCTCATCTCCTCCACCGCCGTCACCCTCCACTTCTCGCGCCTGAGCCGCCGCGAGCCCGAGATGGCGCGGCCGCTGGCGTCGGGCGTGGTCGGCGCGTGCACCGTGCTGCTGCCGCGCATCGCCGTCCTCACCGCCATCCTCAACCCGGCGGTGACGGTGGCGCTCGCGCCCTACCTCGCGCCCCCGCTGCTGGCCGGCGGCGCGATGGTGGCGTGGTCGCTCCTGCGCCCCGGGCCCGCCGCGGCCGCCGCCCCGCCGCAGCCTCGCAGCCCGCTGAACCTGTGGACCGCCATCCAGATGGCGGTGGCCTTCCAGCTCGTCCTCTACGCCGTCGCCTTCGTCCGCCAGACCTGGGGGAGCCCGGGCGTGCTGGCGAGCGCCGCCGCGCTGGGGCTCACCGACATGGACGCGCTGACGCTGTCGATGAGCCGCCTGGGCCCCACCGCCGCCGCGGCCGCGCTCGGCGCGCGGGCCATCGCCATCGGCATCCTCGCCAACACGGCGCTGAAGCTGGCTGTGACGCTGGCGCTCGGCTCGCCGTCTTTCCGGCGGACGGCGGGCGCGGGGCTGGCGCTGATGGCGGCGGCGGTGGGCGCGGGGCTCTGGCTGGGCGCGCGCGTGACGCTGGCGCCGCCCTGA
- a CDS encoding 2TM domain-containing protein, protein MTEQERIDWAHRDAAELRGFYSHLTLYMGVMLLLALVDAATGRGWWVQWPAMGWGVGIVSHCVAMAGRRWWGPEWEERKVADLLAREAGRAPGSAR, encoded by the coding sequence ATGACGGAGCAGGAACGGATCGACTGGGCGCACCGCGACGCGGCCGAGTTGCGCGGCTTCTATTCCCACCTCACGCTGTACATGGGAGTGATGCTGCTGCTGGCGCTGGTCGACGCCGCCACCGGCCGCGGCTGGTGGGTGCAGTGGCCGGCGATGGGGTGGGGCGTGGGGATCGTGTCGCACTGCGTGGCGATGGCCGGCAGGCGCTGGTGGGGCCCCGAGTGGGAGGAGCGGAAGGTGGCCGACCTGCTCGCCCGCGAGGCCGGCCGCGCGCCGGGCTCCGCGCGGTGA